The segment CCTTGTACCTCTAATGCAACTCAATGAGTTAGTTCTCAACACAACCAGCCTCTTTTGCGATTGTAACCTCCAGTGGCTTCGAATATGGATTTCGGAGCATCCAAATGTCCTCTCTGGCAATACAATCTGCAATTTCCCCCTATGGTTGCGACTGAAGCGCTTGGAGGAGTTGCAACCAACAAATTTTACATGTAGTGATAGTCCTAAACCACAAATTTTGCAACAACCCCACTCCCTGATGGCGCACATGGGATCAAATATAACATTTGAATGCAGAGCAACATCAACGGCCATCCTACCCAtggaatttcaatggaaaaaggaTAATGTGGAATTGAGTATGAATATTTACAGAAGAGATGAAACAATGGAAAATCaaataggtaaaaaaaaagaatttttgtattcTAAGAAACTTTGCATTGAATTTGTATTACTTGATAGAAAGTAGGCGTTGAAGCTTAATTTCTGCCTTCTGATTGgatgataaaattcaaataaaaagattattGAACTTCGGTGCAAAGTTAACTTGAATTAGCCTTTGAACTTTTGCTTatattccaataaaataattaattttcttctaggTGAGCACGAGAATGCAACAATTGCAACATCACGGCTCTTTCTCTTTAACGTATCCCATGAGCATATGGGGCGCTACCAGTGTGTAGTAAGCAACAGTTATGGCGTAACTTATAGCGCTAGGAGTCGCATAACAGTAGGAAGTAAGTATCTTCTGAATCTTctatagaattttattgtaatttttcatactaaaattacacaaaaaaattgaaaactttatcTTTTAGTCTTGCCCGTTTTCCGTAAAGTGCCATCAAATGTAACCGTAGCCACGGGTGCAACAGTACGATTAGATTGTGCTGCAAGTGGTGAACCTAAGCCACAGATGGCATGGCAGAAAGATGGTGGGAATGATTTTCCAGCAGCACGTGAACGTCGAATGCACGTAATGCCGACTGATGATGCATTCTTCATTATAAACGCCAAGACAAGTGATCAAGGTGTTTACACGTGTACAGCAGAAAATGATGCTGGAATCGTGAAGGTTAATGCTACACTCACCGTTCTAGAGCCACCATCTTTTGTCAAACCAATGGAAAATAAGGAGGTAAGTCTCCTTTGACGTGAGGACGCTGGTGAATgatgttaaaattatttttttcttcattttaggTCAAACTCGGAACAGCTAGTGTCCTCGAGTGCTTAGCCAGTGGTTCACCAAAGCCACAATTGGAATGGACTAAAGATGGAGCAGCGATTCTGTCCACAGAAAGACATTTCTTTGCAGCTGAAGGACAATTGCTTATAATTGTGGGAACACAACTCACAGATGCTGGCTCGTATGAATGTGAAATACGCAATGAGCTCGGGGTGACAACAGGTGGGGCCAGACTTACGGTACAAGTACCATCAGGGAAGGGCCTAGCAGCAGCTAGTGTGAATGACATTGTTGGAATTGTTGTAATAACAATTGTTCTGTGTGCCGTCGGGACGTCCATTGTGTGGGTGGCAATAATTTACAAAGCAAAACGAGCTATTCCCGAAGCATCATGCGGACCTGCGGAAGAACCATCTGCCACGGAAGAACTCGAAGATGCCCCAAAGCTTGTTGTGAATATTCATGTGAATCAACTTCATCGTATGCTCGACGAACCTGATTCGTCACCACTAAACAGTTCCTCAACCTTCCAGTAGGTGCAAAATTGAAGCACCACAGTGTGACCTTCTCCCACAGAGGTCCgtagattaaaatttaaaagaaaaaaaacaaactgaCTGATGTAttgtattaaaaaacaaaaattaatcgataaatgtatgtatgtaatgtagaAATAAAAGTAATGTTAAATGACTACATTAAGGTGTTTTTGTTTatattctttcttcttcagcCAATGAAAGCACTTTAcctaaattaattaaccaaTCAGAGCTCGTTTTTCttctgtttatttatttgcatttaattggttattcatttttttttagatctatATGATTTAAATCAAGTTCTATCTGACCTAGATCTAATAGGACTGACTTGAATGGAATATAGGCTTTCAGTCTAAGAATACGGGAGAAAATGGAATCTTCAGTTTACTCCTAAATTTACCAAACTATCCTTTAGTTTGGATAGTCAGGCTACTCTTCTGTAAGAGAGATCAGAACTTATGTCTTGCAGATTCTCTGAAATGTAGAATGAAACCACACGATgcttagaaaattaaacttaacTTTATTTTGAGCTTTGTCGCTAGCTTTTTAGATCTTAACTAATAACTGAGAATCCTAAAATCTGAATCTGATCCTTTAATTgctctcttcattttcttttcctggAGACACAATAAATCATCCAGCTTCATTCTTGTAATTTTCGTTGATTAACTAACTCTTATTTCAAATAcgaaaactaataattttccttgaaaatttttttttcctttttccaaaatttctttttttgtagattaatggaaaatttaggaatgattaaaaatgataTGTGCATGATCACACCATCTAGCATACCTATATCTATCACAAGCTATTGCCTTGCCCCCCTGTGCTTTATCTCATTTAGTATGTTGGACCCACGAATTCGACTCTGATAtatctacatatatattgAATCTCACATACTCTTGTGCTTCTCGCGATATCGCGCGTTTTTTCCCCGAAGCTCTACACTGGCCCGTCTCTTTGGTTGAGCCAGTTGACAAAGTGACTCGCCCGCGAGAGCCCCCGCGCGTAATTCAAGCTTTCcgaattccctttttttttgcaaaagatcaCCACTGAAACGTCACTGATCCACACACTGCTTGATatctgttttttcttttttcttttcttaacgGGTGTGTCATGTTTTCTTGAGGGAGAGAGTGATTTACAAGGAGGTGGAAAAGCTCCCCCCGTTTTCTAACTAAGAGACAAGCAGCAGAGCATCAACAACTTACGTGTtacatattatatttttctttcctcactTGTCTCTTCGTGGGTCTGTTGTGGAGAGATCACGGAAAAATCCCATATTAATTGACCCTAATTTAGACCAATCTCTCGTTGCGTTTTGCATTGAAATGCGCGATATTGGAGGATCTTCTGATGGAgagttttaattattattaaccAGTGTGTTGCCAATACACGTCATTGAACGACGACacgatcttttctttttctttcgggggaagaagaagataggagaagaaaaaaacgccTGAAGAATGGAGGAGAGTGGTGTCGATCTCAATTACGATTTCGACTTTGATTGCAGTGTCTTTGAAGATGATAGCAGCCTATCGACAATGCTTCTCAAACCCAGTGGTTTCTATGAGCTCAAATCCAAGACTGTCCCACCAGCCGATCAATCGTAAGTCCGACATTGCGATCACGATCATTACTCGTGGGATCCATTCAGAATCTTTATAGCGCGAAGCAAAATaatatgtattatgtacatagatATATACGTACCTACATGTATAACACTGACGCATTACCAAATGACTAAAGCAGAGGCGAAATAGTGCCTAACAGAGCCctaggttctttttttttcttctctctaaaCTCTCTTTACCCAAAAATATATGATCGGTCATCCTTCATATCGTGTTTTCCCCCAAATCAGTATCCATTGATTGGCTAGAGATCAACGTGTgtcatatataaaatataggtactaaatataataaatttaatcagaTAACAGTTGCGCAGAGGAGATAAAATGTCCGTGAGTTTGAAGGCGGAAATTGACAAGTGTGCTATCACATTTGCCCAATCTTGATTTGTCTTCAACCCGCATGAAATTTTCTATCCTTTCCAATgcaagattaagaaaaataaaaatatcttcttgactaaacttttctttctttcttttttgcacaaaaaagttATCGTTTTTGAAAAACGTATTTAGAAATACTTCAATACAATACTTACTATCGGGGAAATACAAtgatttatagaaaaaaaattaaactcgaCTTTGGAAACacttaagaatttattgataaaacgGTTCATTCTGCACATGATCCTCAAACATGGAGATAGCAGTTCATGCGATGATCTTTATGAGTAGTTAAGTAGGCATTCAGGCCTCCCCGATGACTCATAGCATTAATGACGTCACAGGTCTCGGCTCGTGTGAGTCATAGTGTTGTGGAAGGTCAGTGATTTGTTGTGACGTCATAATGACGGGGAAATTGAGCGAGGTCAGTGTCGTGAGGTTGTTTTTGAGGAAGGTCAGTGATTTGTGGTGACGTCATGTGGTggacgccatcttgaaaattttattttgtcggccattttgaattacgtCATGTTTTTGTCGGCCATTTTTTGTATGATGTCACATTTTTAGctgccatattgaattttaggcGCCGTtttaaattgtgatttttatatttcgccatattggatttgtcTGCCATATTGTTTTTTGTTCCTCCATCTTTGTTTTAGTCCGCCATCTTTGTTTTTGCCCTCCATCTTTGTTTTTGTCCACCATTTTGAATGTTATTCCTTCATTttgaaatgtgaatttttgttcCGCCTTGCTGAATTATGAAATTGTATTCCCCCATATTAGGCTTGCTTATTAAcggtttttttaaattttgaatatttaatttgatcgtTTTGCTCATCATCATATTGATTTCGCgccttttaattgttttaaatgtctgattatttaaatttttgtaattttttgtaacgaaaaaaatcttgatcaTATATGAGATTTGAACATGCAAGGTTTGAGTGCCCAGTACGAAGCTCTAACCATTGGGCTATAATTGACTTGTCAGGCAGCCCTCCATAATTGTGAACCATACATTCGATCCTCACCTTGATGATTCATATCACAcacattaaatgaatgaagcgcggacgagaaaaaaattgctcaaaggAAATTTGAGCAGACACTTGGcaacgaagaaagtgtgaagcgacactgagaaaaatttcgcTGACGAAACAATTTTTCGCGATCACTTCATGAAGtgcatgaatttatttgagggGGGAAAAAgacaatgtataaaaatatagaCTTTTGGTGTTACATTAATTGTATGTGGAACTTTTgtctttttcctctctctctatgaTCACCGTTTATGTGTCTTAattgtgtggggaaaaatgcaatttactcCCATGCATA is part of the Lutzomyia longipalpis isolate SR_M1_2022 chromosome 3, ASM2433408v1 genome and harbors:
- the LOC129793896 gene encoding leucine-rich repeats and immunoglobulin-like domains protein 3, which encodes MHWSVFLALLAFGLAESSNECPSQCACLDAYVDCGRRGFLEAPEMPSWMETLELSGNRLGENAAKLIGNATELRELKLNKNRLRRIPHFTGLTHLTALSVSHNRIEVLEVEALEKLPKLQHLDISRNLLTVLPKNIFPPNCRIRSLNLNYNVIEKIHGHALDNLRHLTEIKMNGNKLTSIEYETFANLASLRRLQMADNQLETIPGLTFRNQAHLRHLRLRNNRIHTLNDGAFHGCVNLETLELDGNGISVISKGWLFNLTSLTQLSLSGNRISDIKFDAWEFVGHLENLELSGNRLIGLTMNTLGGLSDLKTLGLRDNKLSSIEEGAFEATPKLTSLDLSGNEISWTIEDMNEPFGSLTHLWNLRLASNRIKSVSENAFLGLTQLRSLDLNHNNITTIHDRALVPLMQLNELVLNTTSLFCDCNLQWLRIWISEHPNVLSGNTICNFPLWLRLKRLEELQPTNFTCSDSPKPQILQQPHSLMAHMGSNITFECRATSTAILPMEFQWKKDNVELSMNIYRRDETMENQIGEHENATIATSRLFLFNVSHEHMGRYQCVVSNSYGVTYSARSRITVGILPVFRKVPSNVTVATGATVRLDCAASGEPKPQMAWQKDGGNDFPAARERRMHVMPTDDAFFIINAKTSDQGVYTCTAENDAGIVKVNATLTVLEPPSFVKPMENKEVKLGTASVLECLASGSPKPQLEWTKDGAAILSTERHFFAAEGQLLIIVGTQLTDAGSYECEIRNELGVTTGGARLTVQVPSGKGLAAASVNDIVGIVVITIVLCAVGTSIVWVAIIYKAKRAIPEASCGPAEEPSATEELEDAPKLVVNIHVNQLHRMLDEPDSSPLNSSSTFQ